In one Gossypium hirsutum isolate 1008001.06 chromosome D09, Gossypium_hirsutum_v2.1, whole genome shotgun sequence genomic region, the following are encoded:
- the LOC107891885 gene encoding LOW QUALITY PROTEIN: putative leucine-rich repeat receptor-like serine/threonine-protein kinase At2g14440 (The sequence of the model RefSeq protein was modified relative to this genomic sequence to represent the inferred CDS: deleted 1 base in 1 codon; substituted 1 base at 1 genomic stop codon), with product MFCALTSYPDDLFDRYWEPYAENVSVIASNNTPSVSGFWNIPPSKIFESALSTDQLEPLELRWPPLSLPNSTYYIALYFADNRDSMLSSSRVLRIHINEVRYISNLEVTSAGAAVFATRWPLEGQTKITLSSAANSNASPLINAGEIEXILRLGGRTHTRDVITLNAMKSSLRNPPLDWNGDPCLPLYYTWTGITCSEGERIRVVTLNLTSMGLSGSLSSSIANLTALTGIWLGNNSLSGTIPNLSSLRLLEVLHLEDNQFNGDIPSSLGEVRSLRELFLQNNNLTGRIPDSLVGKPGLDLRTSGNQFLSPSPS from the exons ATGTTTTGTGCTCTGACCAGTTACCCTGATGATCTCTTTGATCGATATTGGGAGCCATATGCAGAAAATGTTTCTGTTATAGCAAGCAATAACACTCCATCTGTTTCTGGGTTCTGGAATATACCCCcttcaaaaatatttgaaagcGCACTTTCAACAGATCAGTTGGAACCCCTGGAGTTGAGATGGCCGCCTTTGTCACTTCCGAACTCAACTTACTACATTGCTTTGTATTTTGCGGATAATCGTGATTCAATGCTTTCAAGCTCAAGAGTGCTTCGCATACACATAAATGAAGTAAGGTATATTAGCAATTTGGAAGTGACTTCAGCAGGAGCTGCGGTCTTTGCAACCAGATGGCCACTTGAAGGTCAAACAAAGATTACTTTGAGTTCCGCTGCCAATTCGAATGCTAGTCCTTTAATCAATGCCGGGGAGATT GAGTAAATTCTTCGCCTAGGAGGAAGAACTCATACAAGGGATG TTATAACTTTAAACGCAATGAAAAGCAGTTTGCGGAACCCTCCACTTGATTGGAATGGTGATCCTTGCCTGCCCCTTTATTACACATGGACTGGAATTACATGTTCTGAGGGTGAACGAATTCGTGTGGTTACTTT gAACTTGACTAGTATGGGTCTTTCAGGATCATTGTCTTCAAGCATTGCTAATTTAACTGCACTGACTggcat TTGGCTCGGTAATAACAGTTTATCAGGAACAATACCTAATCTCAGTTCTTTAAGGCTACTAGAAGTGTT GCATTTGGAAGATAATCAGTTCAATGGAGATATTCCCTCATCACTTGGAGAAGTGAGAAGCTTGCGTGAACT ATTCTTACAAAACAATAATCTGACTGGGCGAATACCGGATAGTCTTGTAGGAAAACCAGGACTGGACTTGAG GACTTCTGGAAATCAGTTTTTATCCCCATCACCTTCTTGA
- the LOC107891884 gene encoding beta-amylase 1, chloroplastic, producing the protein MAMNLGHHIGTLSGKQIPTEFAAGEQPSSTTASPSAVWKSPAGNLRSNSPQENASPPMLTPPLTPNSAGEWSYLINLPMLRPDLSVACQAFATSSPLEMTEEEVAGTAEWTVGGRKDEKKGVSVFVMMPLDSVTNGNTVNRKKAMNASLHALKSAGVEGIMIDVWWGLVEREAPGAYNWGGYTELLDMAKKHGLKVQAVMSFHQCGGNVGDSCTVPLPKWVREGMEKDSDLAYTDQWGRRNYEYVSLGCDSLLVLKGRSPVQCYADFMRAFKDNFKHLLGDTIVEIQVGMGPAGELRYPSYPEENGIWKFPGIGAFQCYDKYMLSSLKAAAEAAGKPEWGSTGPTDAGHYNSWPEDTPFFKKDGGGWNSQYGEFFLSWYSQILIEHGERILSSASSVFEATGVKISVKVAGIHWHYGSQSHAAELTAGYYNTRFRDGYLPVAQMVARYGAVFNFTCIEMRDHEQPQDALCAPENLVRQVGLATKEAQVPLAGENALPRYDESAHEQILKASSLNIDGSSNDREMCAFTYLRMNPSLFQPDNWRRFVAFVKKMNEGKDSRRCLEQVEREAEHFVNVTEPFVQEAALALMP; encoded by the exons atggcaaTGAATTTGGGACACCATATTGGAACTCTTTCCGGCAAACAAATTCCGACGGAATTCGCCGCCGGAGAACAACCATCATCAACAACAGCGAGTCCATCGGCAGTTTGGAAATCACCCGCCGGTAATCTCCGATCCAATAGCCCACAAGAAAATGCATCCCCACCTATGTTAACACCGCCACTGACACCGAACAGCGCCGGGGAGTGGTCGTATTTGATCAATCTCCCAATGCTGCGTCCGGATCTTTCAGTAGCATGCCAGGCATTCGCGACGTCGTCGCCGCTGGAGATGACGGAGGAAGAGGTGGCGGGGACGGCGGAGTGGACAGTTGGAGGTAGGAAGGATGAGAAGAAAGGAGTGTCAGTGTTCGTGATGATgccgttggatagtgtgacgaatGGGAACACGGTCAATAGGAAGAAGGCGATGAATGCTAGTCTTCACGCTTTGAAAAGCGCGGGTGTGGAGGGGATAATGATTGACGTTTGGTGGGGACTGGTGGAGAGGGAGGCGCCGGGTGCTTACAATTGGGGTGGCTACACCGAGCTCCTCGACATGGCCAAGAAACATGGCCTCAAAGTCCAGGCCGTCATGTCGTTCCATCAGTGCGGCGGCAACGTCGGTGACTCTTGCAC CGTTCCATTGCCAAAATGGGTAAGGGAAGGGATGGAGAAAGATTCAGACCTTGCATACACAGATCAATGGGGAAGAAGGAATTACGAATACGTTTCACTGGGTTGCGATTCTCTACTGGTCTTGAAAGGTCGGTCTCCGGTTCAATGTTACGCTGATTTCATGCGTGCCTTTAAGGACAACTTCAAACATCTACTTGGTGACACCATTGTG GAAATTCAAGTGGGAATGGGTCCGGCAGGTGAGCTTCGGTATCCTTCATACCCTGAGGAAAATGGGATATGGAAGTTCCCTGGAATTGGAGCCTTCCAATGTTATGATAAG TATATGCTTAGCAGCCTAAAAGCAGCCGCAGAAGCAGCAGGTAAGCCAGAATGGGGTAGTACAGGCCCGACAGATGCCGGTCACTACAATAGTTGGCCTGAAGATACGCCATTTTTCAAGAAAGATGGTGGTGGTTGGAACAGCCAGTATGGTGAATTCTTTCTTTCATGGTATTCTCAAATTCTAATTGAACATGGTGAGCGAATTCTGTCTTCGGCATCCTCTGTTTTTGAAGCTACAGGAGTGAAGATCTCTGTAAAAGTTGCCGGTATTCACTGGCACTATGGAAGTCAATCACATGCTGCCGAACTCACTGCAGGGTACTACAACACAAGGTTCCGAGACGGCTACCTCCCGGTGGCTCAAATGGTAGCTCGATATGGTGCTGTTTTCAATTTTACTTGTATAGAAATGCGAGATCATGAGCAGCCACAAGATGCCCTATGTGCACCGGAGAACCTAGTTCGACAAGTGGGTTTAGCTACCAAAGAAGCACAAGTTCCACTTGCCGGGGAGAATGCATTGCCCCGATACGACGAATCGGCGCATGAGCAGATCTTAAAAGCATCATCATTGAATATTGATGGATCCTCAAATGACAGGGAGATGTGTGCGTTTACGTACTTGAGGATGAACCCATCACTCTTTCAGCCGGACAACTGGAGACGGTTTGTAGCTTTCGTGAAGAAGATGAACGAAGGAAAAGACAGCCGTCGGTGTTTGGAGCAAGTGGAGAGGGAAGCTGAACATTTTGTTAATGTCACCGAGCCTTTCGTTCAAGAGGCTGCCCTTGCCCTCATGCCTTGA